In one Melopsittacus undulatus isolate bMelUnd1 chromosome 4, bMelUnd1.mat.Z, whole genome shotgun sequence genomic region, the following are encoded:
- the KAZALD1 gene encoding kazal-type serine protease inhibitor domain-containing protein 1 — MSEAKTLISACLMLSLLSLHWALLQLGQAFPSTSDYLQRGWQRLLEEGEGCTECQPEECPAPRGCLAGTVRDACDCCWECANLEGQICDLDNTNHFYGKCGEHLECRLDAGDLQHGEVPEPQCACLSHMALCGSDGKTYSQICRFLEVARAHPDANLTVAHEGPCESEPQITSPPYDTWNITGQDVIFGCEVFAYPMASIEWRKDGTEMLLPGDDPHISVQFRGGPQKYEVTGWLQIQGVRETDEGTYRCFARNRVGEAMALASLTVLTPDQLNLTGFSLLKPHTTPEDYGESEEDYY; from the exons ATGTCTGAAGCCAAGACCCTGATCTCCGCTTGCCTCATGCTTTCCTTGCTCTCCTTGCACTGGGCTTTGCTCCAGCTGGGCCAGGCTTTTCCCAGCACTTCTGACTACCTCCAGCGGGGCTGGCAGCGGCTgctggaggaaggggagggctGCACTGAGTGCCAGCCAGAGGAGTGCCCAGCACCGCGCGGGTGCCTGGCTGGCACGGTGCGGGATGCCTGCGACTGCTGCTGGGAGTGTGCCAACCTGGAGGGACAGATCTGCGACCTGGACAACACCAACCACTTCTATGGCAAGTGCGGGGAGCACCTGGAGTGCCGGCTGGATGCTGGGGACCTGCAGCATGGAGAGGTGCCTGAGCCCCAGTGTGCCTGCCTCTCGCACATGGCTCTCTGTGGCTCCGATGGCAAAACCTACTCCCAGATCTGCAGGTTTCTGGAGGTCGCCCGAGCACACCCTGATGCCAACCTCACCGTGGCCCATGAGGGTCCCTGCGAGTCAG AACCCCAGATCACCTCTCCTCCATATGACACATGGAACATCACCGGGCAGGACGTCATCTTTGGCTGTGAGGTCTTTGCCTACCCCATGGCATCCATTGAGTGGAGGAAGGACggcacagagatgctgctgcctggaGATGACCCCCACATTTCTGTCCAG TTCAGAGGCGGCCCCCAGAAATACGAAGTGACAGGCTGGCTGCAGATCCAGGGCGTGCGGGAGACAGATGAAGGCACCTACCGCTGCTTCGCCAGGAACAGGGTCGGGGAGGCGATGGCATTAGCCAGCCTGACCGTCCTCACACCAG ACCAGCTCAACCTGACAGGCTTTTCCCTGCTGAAGCCTCACACCACACCAGAGGACTATGGGGAGAGCGAGGAGGACTATTACTAG
- the SFXN3 gene encoding sideroflexin-3, with the protein MPPSLPATINIREPRWDQSTFQGRAKHFFMVTDPRNLLLSGAVLEEARRVVEDYRAGKIPPGLTEDQLWKAKYIYDSAFHPDTGEKMLLVGRMSAQVPMNMTITGCMLTFYRTTPAVLFWQWVNQSFNAVVNYTNRSGDAPITPSQLGTAYVSATTGAVVTALGLKSLTKHLPAIIGRYVPFAAVAAANCINIPLMRQRELKLGIPVTDENGNRLGESTAAAQKAIFQVVVSRIGMAAPAMAIPPVIMNMLEKRAFLKRYPYLNAPLQVGLVGFCLVFATPLCCALFPQKSSMPVSRLEPEVQARIREKDPQLETVYFNKGL; encoded by the exons ATGCCACCGTCCCTGCCTGCCACCATCAACATCCGTGAGCCCCGCTGGGACCAGAGCACCTTCCAGGGCCGGGCCAAGCACTTCTTCATGGTGACTGACCCCCGAAACCTGCTGCTCTCAGGGGCCGTGCTGGAGGAGGCCCGCCGGGTGGTGGAGGACTACAG GGCAGGCAAGATTCCCCCAGGGCTGACAGAAGACCAGCTTTGGAAGGCAAAGTACATCTACGACTCAGCTTTCCACCCAGACACGGGCGAGAAGATGCTCCTTGTGGGACGCATGTCTGCCCAGGTCCCCATGAACATGACCATTACTGGCTGCATGTTGACCTTCTACAG GACCACGCCGGCCGTGCTGTTCTGGCAGTGGGTCAACCAGTCCTTCAACGCTGTTGTCAATTACACCAACCGCAGCGGGGAtgcacccatcacccccag CCAGCTGGGGACAGCCTATGTGAGTGCGACCACGGGGGCAGTTGTCACAGCGCTGGGGCTCAAATCTCTCACCAAG CACTTGCCAGCCATCATCGGCCGGTACGTGCCTTttgcagctgtggctgctgccaaCTGCATCAACATCCCACTGATGAGGCAGAG GGAGCTCAAGCTGGGGATCCCAGTCACGGATGAGAACGGGAACCGCCTGGGTGAGTCCACGGCCGCAGCCCAGAAGGCCATTTTCCAGGTGGTGGTGTCCCGGATCGGCATGGCAGCTCCAGCCATGG CCATCCCCCCGGTGATCATGAACATGCTGGAGAAAAGAGCTTTCCTGAAG CGGTACCCGTACCTGAACGCTCCACTGCAGGTCGGCCTGGTGGGATTCTG CTTGGTGTTCGCAACCCCGCTGTGCTGTGCACTCTTCCCTCAGAAAAG CTCAATGCCAGTGAGTCGCCTGGAGCCTGAAGTCCAAGCTCGGATACGGGAGAAAGACCCACAGCTGGAGACCGTCTATTTCAACAAAGGGCTCTGA
- the PDZD7 gene encoding PDZ domain-containing protein 7 — protein MAQGWDAELSGMTAGSRSWSSSSEASLAPHCLLSKQSRLLNGTSRGSRTASPMGRVILINTPIEASSNESDIINAITVEKSVDGKLGFSVRGGSEHGLGIFVSKVEEGSAAEQAGLCVGDKITEVNSVSLENITMSSAVKVLTGNNRLRMVVRRMGRVPGIKFSKEKTAWVDVVNRRLVVEKSGSTPSESGSEDGLRRIVHLYTTSDDYCLGFNIRGGREFGLGIYVSKVDPGGLAEQNGIRVGDQVLAANGVKFEDISHSKAVEVLKGQTHIMLTIKETGRFPAYKELVAEYCWLSRLTNGQLQQLSQTSETSSSISSYSSGPAPGVVNGLGTAAPGPPARTVDVAISTEDGPRRSWVRDRAERAMQTEPAAEALPEMRRTVRPPELLRDTAIRGQGAREPPGTHPRRTFGHSPKTALLLALSRPRQPITRSQSDLTVAEEKRKKEKPEGQGARAGAPGLHRSKTLVNLFFKGGRATSQSWAPPSQEPPASERRARAKSPGRSDGDRVGAVQKFVIRSLKREKSRRASILGPMGIAALQPNGNDPEAQLTHIQDTAARLLSPDEVTAVLRHCSRYLHEGSVEDLVRPLLAILDRPEKVLLLRDVRSVVAPTDLGRFDSMVMPLELEAFDALKSRSVRSPALRPAHHDVPPRRHLITPVPDYRGGFLLKPVGAPDVEGAEGLQASPGRPRASGSPRRPHPCTYTPLPDVPVDAYASTSRPPAPTFPRPPNWLLAEAPPGEGHRHSRSSWHKEPSGMVPDGGPEVLGKARRARPPLAPLFGGPGGEAGAGAATNGPGDAGREEEEEEEYQLLTVTLSKLKHSLGISISGGIESRAQPVVKIEKIFPGGAAFLSGILKAGQELVSVDGQSLQNVTHQRAVDIIRQAYRNKAKEPMELVVRVPGSAPE, from the exons ATGGCCCAGGGCTGGGATGCGGAACTGTCGGGGATGACAGCAGGCAGCCGGTCATGGAGCTCCAGCAGCGAGGCCAGCCTGGCCCCCCACTGCCTCCTCAGCAAGCAGAGCCGCCTGCTCAACGGGACCAGCCGGGGCAGCCGCACCGCCTCCCCCATGGGCCGTGTCATCCTCATCAACACCCCCATCGAAG ccagcagcaaTGAAAGCGACATCATCAATGCCATCACGGTGGAGAAGAGTGTGGATGGCAAGCTTGGCTTCAGCGTCCGGGGTGGCTCCGAGCATGGGCTGGGCATCTTTGTCAGCAAAGTGGAggagggcagtgctgctg AGCAGGCTGGGCTGTGCGTTGGTGACAAGATCACAGAGGTGAACAGCGTGAGCCTGGAGAACATCACCATGAGCAGCGCCGTCAAGGTCCTTACTGGCAACAACCGCCTCCGTATGGTGGTCCGGCGGATGGGCCGTGTGCCGGGCATCAAGTTCTCCAAGGAGAAGACGGCGTG GGTGGACGTGGTGAACCGGCGCCTGGTGGTGGAGAAAAGTGGCTCAACTCCATCGGAGAGCGGCTCTGAGGATGGGCTGCGGCGCATCGTCCACCTCTACACCACCTCTGATGACTACTGCCTGGGCTTCAACATCCGCGGTGGCAGGGAGTTCGGCCTCGGCATCTACGTCTCCAA GGTGGACCCTGGGGGGCTTGCAGAGCAGAATGGCATTCGAGTGGGAGACCAAGTCCTTGCAGCCAATGGAGTCAAGTTTGAAGACATAAGCCatagcaaggcagtggaggtgCTCAAGGGGCAGACCCACATCATGCTAACCATCAAG GAGACAGGCCGGTTCCCTGCCTACAAGGAGTTGGTGGCCGAGTACTGCTGGCTCAGTCGCT TGACCAatgggcagctgcagcagctctctcaGACCTCAGAGACCAGCTCCTCCATCTCTTCCTACTCCTCGGGGCCAGCACCAGGGGTGGTGAACGGGCTGGGGACGGCTGCCCCCGGGCCCCCTGCCCGCACCGTGGACGTGGCCATCTCCACGGAGGACGGCCCGCGGCGGAGCTGGGTGCGGGACCGTGCTGAGCGGGCCATGCAGACCGAGCCAGCCGCCGAGGCGCTGCCAGAGATGCGGCGCACGGTGCGGCCCCCCGAGCTGCTGCGGGACACGGCCATCCGGGGCCAGGGCGCCCGTGAGCCCCCCGGCACCCATCCCCGACGGACCTTTGGCCATTCACCCAAgacagccctgctgctggcGCTGAGCCGGCCCCGGCAGCCCATCACCCGCTCACAGAGCGATCTCACTGTCGCTG AGGAGAAGCGGAAAAAGGAGAAGCCAGAGGGACAAGGGGCCCGGGCGGGGGCCCCAGGGCTGCACCGCTCCAAAACCCTCGTCAACCTCTTCTTCAAGGGGGGCCGTGCCACCAGCCAGAGCTGGGCCCCCCCCAGCCAGGAGCCCCCCGCCTCCGAACGCAGGGCACGCGCCAAGTCCCCGGGGCGCTCCGATGGGGACAGAG TAGGCGCTGTGCAGAAGTTTGTCATCCGGAGCCTGAAGCGGG AGAAAAGCCGGCGTGCCAGCATCCTCGGCCCCATGGGCAttgctgccctgcagcccaACGGCAACGACCCTGAGGCACAACTCACACACATCCAGGACACTGCTGCACGCCTCCTGAGCCCTGATGAGGTGACGGCCGTGCTCCGCCACTGCTCCAGG TACCTGCATGAGGGCAGCGTGGAGGATTTGGTGCGGCCACTGCTGGCTATCCTGGATCGGCCTGAGAAGGTCCTGCTGCTGCGGGATGTGAG GAGCGTGGTGGCTCCCACAGACCTGGGCCGGTTTGACAGCATGGTGATGCCTCTGGAGCTGGAAGCCTTTGATGCCCTGAAGAGCCGCTCAG TGCGCTCGCCTGCCCTGCGCCCGGCTCACCACGATGTCCCTCCCAGGAGACACCTCATTACACCAGTGCCTG ACTATCGTGGTGGGTTCCTGCTGAAGCCAGTGGGGGCCCCAGATGTGGAGGGAGCCGAGGGGCTACAGGCGAGCCCAGGCCGGCCACGGGCCTCTGGCAGCCCCCGTCGGCCTCACCCGTGCACCTACACCCCGCTCCCCGACGTGCCAGTGGATGCCTATGCCAGCACCAGCCGCCCCCCGGCCCCCACCTTCCCCCGGCCCCCCAACTGGCTGCTGGCCGAGGCCCCCCCGGGTGAGGGACACAGGCACTCACGCAGCTCCTGGCATAAGGAGCCCTCCGGGATGGTGCCCGATGGGGGGCCTGAGGTGCTGGGGAAGGCTCGGAGAGCACGGCCCCCCCTTGCACCTCTCTTTGGGGGGCCAGgtggggaggcaggagctggggcagccacCAATGGCCCTGGGGATGCTGGcagagaagaagaggaggaagaggagtaTCAGCTGCTTACAGTCACCCTCTCCAAGCTGAAGCACTCGCTGG GGATCAGCATCTCTGGAGGCATCGAGTCACGGGCACAGCCGGTAGTGAAGATTGAGAAGATCTTCCCTGGGGGAGCTGCCTTCCTCAGCGGCATCCTCAAG GCTGGTCAGGAGCTGGTGTCAGTGGATGGACAGAGCCTGCAGAACGTCACCCACCAGCGGGCTGTGGACATTATCCGCCAGGCCTACCGCAACAAGGCCAAGGAGCCCATGGAGCTGGTGGTGCGGGTACCTGGAAGTGCCCCGGAGTGA
- the LZTS2 gene encoding leucine zipper putative tumor suppressor 2 isoform X2, with product MAIVQTLPVPLEAVAEGAAQLRAAAHSPSATMGSVGSLLPGRPRHNRTSQPCDGDPPTASFRKQEGLLRASQRDPPSPEESCSAIPGVTHAYANGGFCGDWLDVPSPTSPCSDSDEPRDDQAPNGHLRGPPPKLVPVSGKLEENMEKTLIRPMAFKPVVPKLRSAQTVVRPGLSESQVSLTHLLGAEKPGSLSCRASTLSDSGRNSLSSLPTYSTGCSQHPEVGALPPTPHGPPDPPGGPRPSNSDSGRSSSSKSTGSLSGRGRPSSESGSCGRSPLPGEEATLVRELEDKLREREAELQLLRDSLDENEVAICQVYEEKQQHCEQELEGLRQRCAAQARQAAQAAQRGQQVLQLQVLQLQQEKKQLQEDFAQLLQERELLERRCASFQRERTELAPRLEETKWEVCQKTGEISLLKQQLKEAQAELAQRGTELLGLRAQLREAWAQLQAGERRAQGLQEAARLKALELEVCANELQRRKSEADLFRAKAGRLEQELAGLREAARVRCPPAGEGCPPAGEGCPQPGEEPRGSVGLRQQLERLRAEVALERRRGQEQRDAFEQERGTWQGEKERVIRYQKQLQYSYIQMYRRNRRLEQRLQHLRLQGEEPPPEHCDPPGPDPPFEEITATEI from the exons ATGGCCATCGTGCAGACGCTGCCGGTGCCCCTCGAGGCCGTCGCTGAGGGGGCTGCACAGCTCCGTGCTGCTGCCCATTCACCCTCTGCCACCATGGGCAGCGTTGGCAGCCTCCTGCCTGGCCGGCCCCGCCACAACCGCACCAGCCAGCCCTGCGACGGGGACCCCCCCACCGCCTCCTTCCGCAAGCAGGAGGGGCTGCTCCGGGCCAGCCAGCGGGACCCCCCATCTCCCGAGGAGTCCTGCTCGGCCATACCTGGTGTCACCCATGCCTATGCCAATGGAGGCTTCTGTGGTGACTGGCTCGACGTCCCCTCTCCCACCAGCCCCTGCAGTGACTCGGATGAGCCCCGAGATGACCAAGCCCCAAATGGTCACCTCCGGGGGCCCCCCCCGAAGCTTGTCCCTGTCTCTGGCAAGCTGGAGGAG AACATGGAGAAGACCCTGATCCGCCCCATGGCCTTCAAGCCGGTGGTGCCCAAGCTCCGGAGCGCCCAGACAGTGGTGCGCCCTGGGCTCTCAGAGAGCCAGGTGAGCCTCACCCACTTGCTGGGTGCCGAGAAGCCCGGCTCCCTGAGCTGCCGTGCCAGCACCCTCTCAGACTCGGGGCGCAACtccctctccagcctgcccacctacagcacaggctgcagccagcacccgGAGGTGGGTGCCCTGCCGCCCACCCCCCACGGCCCCCCCGACCCGCCGGGGGGCCCCCGCCCCTCCAACTCGGACAGCGGGCGCTCATCCTCCAGCAAGAGCACGGGCTCGCTGAGCGGCCGGGGCCGGCCCTCCTCGGAGAGCGGCTCCTGCGGGCGCTCACCCCTGCCTGGCGAGGAGGCCACACTGGTGCGGGAGCTGGAGGACAAGCTGCGGGAGagggaggctgagctgcagctcctgcgTGACAGCCTGGATGAGAATGAGGTGGCCATCTGCCAG GTGTAcgaggagaagcagcagcactgtgagcaggagctggagggtCTCCGGCAGCGCTGTGCAGCTCAGGCGCGGCAGGCGGCCCAGGCAGCCCAGCGGGggcagcaggtcctgcagctccaggtgctgcagctgcagcaggagaagaagcagctgcaggaggactttgcgcagctgctgcaggagcgGGAGCTGCTGGAACGCCGCTGTGCCTCCTTCCAGCGCGAGCGCACCGAGCTGGCACCCCGGCTGGAGGAGACCAAGTGGGAG GTGTGCCAGAAGACAGGTGAGATCTccctgctgaagcagcagctgaaggaggCGCAGGCGGAGCTGGCGCAGCGCGGCAcggagctgctggggctgcggGCGCAGCTGCGGGAGGCGTGGGCGCAGCTGCAGGCGGGCGAGCGGCGGGcgcaggggctgcaggaagcCGCCCGCCTCAAGGCACTGGAGCTGGAGGTCTGTGCCAACGAACTGCAGCGCCGCAAGAGCGAGGCCGACCTCTTCCGCGCCAAAGCCGGgcggctggagcaggagctggcgGGGCTGCGGGAAGCTGCCCGCGTGAGGTGCCCTCCAGCCGGTGAGGGGTGCCCACCAGCCGGTGAAGGCTGCCCCCAGCCTGGTGAGGAGCCCCGGGGCAGCGTGGGGCTGCGGCAGCAGCTGGAGCGGCTGCGGGCAGAGGTGGCCCTGGAGCGGAGGCGCGGGCAGGAGCAGCGGGATGCCTTCGAGCAGGAGCGTGGCACATGGCAGGGTGAGAAGGAGCGGGTTATCCGCtaccagaagcagctgcagtaCAGCTACATCCAGATGTACCGCCGCAACCGGCGACTCGAGCAGCGGCTCCAGCATCTCCGGCTCCAGGGCGAGGAGCCCCCACCTGAGCACTGTGACCCCCCTGGCCCTGACCCACCCTTTGAAGAGATCACGGCCACCGAGATTTGA
- the LZTS2 gene encoding leucine zipper putative tumor suppressor 2 isoform X1, whose protein sequence is MAEEDTREAEQPVELCSWCGGPSGPDGWAAAGEAACVPLPTGAPPVMAIVQTLPVPLEAVAEGAAQLRAAAHSPSATMGSVGSLLPGRPRHNRTSQPCDGDPPTASFRKQEGLLRASQRDPPSPEESCSAIPGVTHAYANGGFCGDWLDVPSPTSPCSDSDEPRDDQAPNGHLRGPPPKLVPVSGKLEENMEKTLIRPMAFKPVVPKLRSAQTVVRPGLSESQVSLTHLLGAEKPGSLSCRASTLSDSGRNSLSSLPTYSTGCSQHPEVGALPPTPHGPPDPPGGPRPSNSDSGRSSSSKSTGSLSGRGRPSSESGSCGRSPLPGEEATLVRELEDKLREREAELQLLRDSLDENEVAICQVYEEKQQHCEQELEGLRQRCAAQARQAAQAAQRGQQVLQLQVLQLQQEKKQLQEDFAQLLQERELLERRCASFQRERTELAPRLEETKWEVCQKTGEISLLKQQLKEAQAELAQRGTELLGLRAQLREAWAQLQAGERRAQGLQEAARLKALELEVCANELQRRKSEADLFRAKAGRLEQELAGLREAARVRCPPAGEGCPPAGEGCPQPGEEPRGSVGLRQQLERLRAEVALERRRGQEQRDAFEQERGTWQGEKERVIRYQKQLQYSYIQMYRRNRRLEQRLQHLRLQGEEPPPEHCDPPGPDPPFEEITATEI, encoded by the exons ATGGCAGAGGAGGATACCAGGGAAGCAGag CAGCCGGTAGAGCTGTGTTCGTGGTGTGGGGGCCCGAGTGGACCGGACGGATGGGCAGCAGCTGGCGAG gctgcctgtGTGCCCCTGCCCACCGGGGCTCCCCCCGTCATGGCCATCGTGCAGACGCTGCCGGTGCCCCTCGAGGCCGTCGCTGAGGGGGCTGCACAGCTCCGTGCTGCTGCCCATTCACCCTCTGCCACCATGGGCAGCGTTGGCAGCCTCCTGCCTGGCCGGCCCCGCCACAACCGCACCAGCCAGCCCTGCGACGGGGACCCCCCCACCGCCTCCTTCCGCAAGCAGGAGGGGCTGCTCCGGGCCAGCCAGCGGGACCCCCCATCTCCCGAGGAGTCCTGCTCGGCCATACCTGGTGTCACCCATGCCTATGCCAATGGAGGCTTCTGTGGTGACTGGCTCGACGTCCCCTCTCCCACCAGCCCCTGCAGTGACTCGGATGAGCCCCGAGATGACCAAGCCCCAAATGGTCACCTCCGGGGGCCCCCCCCGAAGCTTGTCCCTGTCTCTGGCAAGCTGGAGGAG AACATGGAGAAGACCCTGATCCGCCCCATGGCCTTCAAGCCGGTGGTGCCCAAGCTCCGGAGCGCCCAGACAGTGGTGCGCCCTGGGCTCTCAGAGAGCCAGGTGAGCCTCACCCACTTGCTGGGTGCCGAGAAGCCCGGCTCCCTGAGCTGCCGTGCCAGCACCCTCTCAGACTCGGGGCGCAACtccctctccagcctgcccacctacagcacaggctgcagccagcacccgGAGGTGGGTGCCCTGCCGCCCACCCCCCACGGCCCCCCCGACCCGCCGGGGGGCCCCCGCCCCTCCAACTCGGACAGCGGGCGCTCATCCTCCAGCAAGAGCACGGGCTCGCTGAGCGGCCGGGGCCGGCCCTCCTCGGAGAGCGGCTCCTGCGGGCGCTCACCCCTGCCTGGCGAGGAGGCCACACTGGTGCGGGAGCTGGAGGACAAGCTGCGGGAGagggaggctgagctgcagctcctgcgTGACAGCCTGGATGAGAATGAGGTGGCCATCTGCCAG GTGTAcgaggagaagcagcagcactgtgagcaggagctggagggtCTCCGGCAGCGCTGTGCAGCTCAGGCGCGGCAGGCGGCCCAGGCAGCCCAGCGGGggcagcaggtcctgcagctccaggtgctgcagctgcagcaggagaagaagcagctgcaggaggactttgcgcagctgctgcaggagcgGGAGCTGCTGGAACGCCGCTGTGCCTCCTTCCAGCGCGAGCGCACCGAGCTGGCACCCCGGCTGGAGGAGACCAAGTGGGAG GTGTGCCAGAAGACAGGTGAGATCTccctgctgaagcagcagctgaaggaggCGCAGGCGGAGCTGGCGCAGCGCGGCAcggagctgctggggctgcggGCGCAGCTGCGGGAGGCGTGGGCGCAGCTGCAGGCGGGCGAGCGGCGGGcgcaggggctgcaggaagcCGCCCGCCTCAAGGCACTGGAGCTGGAGGTCTGTGCCAACGAACTGCAGCGCCGCAAGAGCGAGGCCGACCTCTTCCGCGCCAAAGCCGGgcggctggagcaggagctggcgGGGCTGCGGGAAGCTGCCCGCGTGAGGTGCCCTCCAGCCGGTGAGGGGTGCCCACCAGCCGGTGAAGGCTGCCCCCAGCCTGGTGAGGAGCCCCGGGGCAGCGTGGGGCTGCGGCAGCAGCTGGAGCGGCTGCGGGCAGAGGTGGCCCTGGAGCGGAGGCGCGGGCAGGAGCAGCGGGATGCCTTCGAGCAGGAGCGTGGCACATGGCAGGGTGAGAAGGAGCGGGTTATCCGCtaccagaagcagctgcagtaCAGCTACATCCAGATGTACCGCCGCAACCGGCGACTCGAGCAGCGGCTCCAGCATCTCCGGCTCCAGGGCGAGGAGCCCCCACCTGAGCACTGTGACCCCCCTGGCCCTGACCCACCCTTTGAAGAGATCACGGCCACCGAGATTTGA